In a single window of the Arachis hypogaea cultivar Tifrunner chromosome 6, arahy.Tifrunner.gnm2.J5K5, whole genome shotgun sequence genome:
- the LOC112698238 gene encoding uncharacterized protein, translated as MADQKWVANKLEKRLLTQPHMTHGKAFDHIKIDFNVVCSDKMIYRALRVARERYVGNERAQYGKLRDYLTEIHRSNPSSTALLETTLTIPGSPPLFSKLYICLEGCKRGFKAGCRPLIGLDGCHLKGYYGGQLLSAVAQDANNHFYVIAYAVVDSETKQSWKWFLQLLQEDIGNCSTEEWNFISDQQKGLLPALHEVMPNAHHRNCVRHIWKNFIGKFKDKQLKNIMWTFAKSRTDAEFQHHMQRLKRMNEEAWGYLAKFQPSCWTKSYFSHWPKLDNVTNNMSEVWNAKINHYKGKPILTMLEEIRCYLMRRMAKHKKILSTYTGVLAPVQQRKLEDLMKDTKFWMAQWTGDNDRNVFEV; from the exons ATGGCTGATCAGAAATGGGTGGCTAATAAATTGGAGAAGAGGTTATTGACCCAACCTCACATGACTCATGGCAAAGCTTTTGATCATATTAAGATAGACTTTAATGTGGTGTGCAGTGACAAGATGATTTATAGAGCTTTAAGGGTTGCTAGGGAAAGGTATGTTGGGAATGAGAGGGCTCAGTATGGAAAGTTGAGAGATTATCTCACTGAAATACACAGAAGCAATCCTAGCAGCACTGCATTACTGGAAACAACCCTCACAATTCCTGGTTCACCGCCATTGTTTAGCAAACTGTATATTTGTCTGGAGGGGTGTAAAAGGGGGTTTAAGGCTGGTTGCAGACCACTGATTGGGTTGGATGGATGTCACTTGAAAGGATATTATGGGGGACAATTGTTGTCTGCTGTAGCTCAAGATGCAAACAATCACTTCTATGTGATTGCCTATGCGGTGGTTGACAGTGAAACAAAACAAAGTTGGAAGTGGTTTTTACAACTTCTTCAAGAAGATATTGGTAACTGCTCAACAGAAGAATGGAATTTTATCTCGGATCAACAGAAG GGTTTACTGCCTGCTTTGCATGAGGTGATGCCAAATGCACACCACAGAAATTGTGTAAGACACATTTGGAAGAATTTTATTGGGAAGTTTAAGGACaaacaactaaaaaatataatgtgGACATTTGCAAAGAGTAGAACAGATGCAGAGTTCCAACATCATATGCAGAGGCTAAAGAGGATGAACGAAGAAGCATGGGGATATCTTGCAAAGTTTCAACCCTCTTGCTGGACCAAATCTTATTTTAGTCATTGGCCAAAACTTGACAACGTGACCAACAACATGAGTGAGGTCTGGAACGCCAAAATTAACCACTATAAGGGAAAGCCTATTCTCACCATGTTGGAGGAGATTCGTTGCTACTTGATGAGGAGAATGGCAAAACACAAGAAGATTCTAAGCACCTACACTGGAGTACTGGCACCAGTTCAGCAAAGGAAATTGGAGGACCTTATGAAGGATACTAAATTCTGGATGGCTCAATGGACTGGTGACAATGATCGTAACGTGTTTGAGGTGTAG